A window of the Capricornis sumatraensis isolate serow.1 chromosome 9, serow.2, whole genome shotgun sequence genome harbors these coding sequences:
- the LOC138085612 gene encoding olfactory receptor 7A17-like → MESGNGTQSSNFLLLLGLSGESELQPLIFGLFLSMYLITMFGNLLIILAVSSDSHLHTPMYFFLSNLSFVDICFTSTTIPKMLWNIQTQSQVITYEGCITQMYFYILFAGLDVLLLTVMAYDRYVAICHPLHYMVIMSPQLCGLLVLISWIVSVMYSLLHSLMVLRLSFCTDLEIPHFFCEIKELVQLAYSDTFLNNMMMQFGAGLLGSGTLTGILYSYSKIVSSLYRISSAQGRWKAFSTCASHLSVVSLFYCTSLGVYLSSAATHSSLSSAAASVMYTVVTPMLNPFIYSLRNKDIKRALKRFFGMETISRSFVLGLKKCT, encoded by the coding sequence ATGGAATCAGGAAATGGTACACAAAGCTcgaattttcttcttcttctgggactttcAGGGGAATCAGAACTGCAGCCCCTCATATTTGGGCTTTTCCTCTCCATGTACCTGATCACTATGTTTGGAAACCTGCTCATTATCTTGGCTGTCAGCTCAGACTCCCatctccacacccccatgtacttcttcctctccaacctgtCCTTTGTAGACATCTGTTTCACCTCAACAACCATCCCGAAGATGCTGTGGAACATCCAGACACAGAGCCAAGTTATCACCTATGAAGGCTGTATCACCCAGATgtatttttacattctctttgCAGGATTAGATGTCCTTCTCCTGACGGTGATGGCTTATGACCGGTATGTGgccatctgtcatcccctgcACTATATGGTCATCATGAGCCCCCAGCTCTGTGGACTGCTGGTTCTGATATCCTGGATAGTGAGTGTTATGTATTCCTTGTTACACAGCTTAATGGTGCTGAGACTGTCCTTTTGTACAGACTTGGAAATCCCTCACTTTTTTTGTGAAATAAAAGAGCTGGTCCAACTTGCCTATTCTGACACCTTTCTCAATAACATGATGATGCAATTTGGAGCTGGACTTCTGGGTAGTGGTACCCTGACTGGTATCCTTTACTCTTATTCCAAGATAGTGTCCTCTCTATATAGAATCTCTTCAGCTCAGGGGAGGTGGAAAGCATTTTCCACCTGTGCATCTCACCTCTCAGTGGTCTCCTTATTTTATTGTACAAGTTTAGGAGTGTACCTTAGCTCTGCTGCTACCCACAGCTCACTGTCAAGTGCTGCAGCCTCAGTGATGTACACTGTGGTCacacccatgctgaaccccttcatctacagtctaagaaataaagacataaagaGGGCTCTGAAAAGATTTTTTGGGATGGAAACTATATCAAGGTCATTTGTCCTTGGGCTAAAGAAATGCACATGA